A window of the Parabacteroides merdae ATCC 43184 genome harbors these coding sequences:
- a CDS encoding HU family DNA-binding protein: MSVKYKLVLKKDLTKGAAADAKRYYASANVTGMMDFDTICDVVADRSTASDGDVALVLLGLIRCMQEALLRGEVVQLGALGNFRLSLGSSGVVNADDFHASLIRKPRIIYSPGVKLREMIAKVSIERIGQETDKSNAGGEDDRPGEL; this comes from the coding sequence ATGTCAGTAAAGTACAAACTTGTTTTAAAAAAAGACTTGACCAAAGGTGCGGCAGCCGATGCCAAGCGGTATTATGCCTCGGCCAATGTCACTGGTATGATGGATTTCGACACGATCTGCGATGTGGTGGCAGACCGTTCAACAGCCAGCGACGGTGACGTGGCTCTCGTCTTGTTGGGACTGATCCGTTGCATGCAGGAAGCGTTGTTGCGTGGCGAAGTGGTCCAATTGGGTGCATTGGGCAACTTCCGGCTCTCACTCGGAAGCTCCGGAGTGGTAAATGCGGATGATTTTCACGCATCATTGATCAGGAAGCCGCGAATAATCTATTCTCCGGGAGTTAAGCTGCGCGAAATGATCGCCAAAGTGAGTATTGAACGTATTGGACAAGAGACAGATAAGTCCAATGCAGGTGGTGAAGATGACAGACCCGGAGAATTATGA
- a CDS encoding glucosaminidase domain-containing protein, whose protein sequence is MKPAQINFVKECLPAAVSAGAAFNLNPLVILAQAAFESGWGTSNLAKECRNYFGLTAYGCSNAYWHGGKTTVKASSYPLNFRRYDTRENSFLDFARLIRNNYRSAWQVSNNPQAYAKEIAYSPYISELNGDNRETYRHSIIQITQTIQAVMALIGE, encoded by the coding sequence ATGAAACCAGCGCAAATCAACTTCGTAAAAGAATGCCTACCGGCAGCTGTGTCGGCAGGAGCCGCCTTCAACCTGAATCCGCTGGTCATTCTGGCACAGGCGGCGTTTGAAAGCGGCTGGGGAACGAGCAATCTGGCAAAGGAGTGCCGAAACTATTTCGGACTGACCGCCTATGGATGCAGCAACGCTTATTGGCATGGCGGGAAAACTACCGTAAAGGCATCCTCCTATCCATTGAATTTCCGACGCTACGACACACGAGAGAATTCCTTCCTCGATTTCGCCCGCTTGATACGGAACAATTATCGCTCCGCTTGGCAGGTAAGCAACAACCCGCAGGCCTATGCAAAGGAGATCGCCTACAGTCCTTACATCAGCGAACTGAACGGCGATAATCGGGAAACGTACCGGCACAGTATCATCCAGATCACACAAACGATACAGGCGGTGATGGCGTTAATCGGAGAATAA
- the rplQ gene encoding 50S ribosomal protein L17, with the protein MRHNKKINHLGRTNTHRNAMLSNMACSLIKHKRIFTTVAKAKALRKFVEPLITKSKEDTTHSRRVVFSNLQDKYAVTELFKEVSQKIGDRPGGYTRILKTGNRLGDNAAMCFIELVDYNENMLKTATAKKATKTRRSRKKSTAAAETEAPVAEAPVAEEKAAE; encoded by the coding sequence ATGAGACACAATAAGAAAATAAATCATTTAGGTCGTACGAACACTCACCGTAACGCAATGCTTTCAAACATGGCATGTTCTCTTATCAAACATAAGAGAATCTTTACGACTGTTGCTAAAGCTAAAGCGCTCCGTAAGTTCGTAGAACCGCTTATCACTAAGTCTAAAGAGGATACAACTCACTCAAGACGTGTGGTATTCAGCAATTTGCAAGACAAATATGCTGTAACAGAATTGTTCAAGGAAGTATCTCAGAAGATCGGTGACCGTCCGGGTGGTTACACTCGTATCCTGAAGACTGGTAACCGTCTGGGTGATAACGCAGCCATGTGCTTCATTGAACTGGTTGATTACAACGAAAACATGTTGAAGACAGCTACAGCTAAGAAAGCGACTAAGACAAGACGTTCTCGTAAAAAGTCTACAGCTGCTGCTGAAACAGAAGCTCCTGTTGCAGAAGCACCGGTTGCAGAAGAAAAAGCTGCTGAATAA